From a region of the Haloferax volcanii DS2 genome:
- a CDS encoding ABC transporter ATP-binding protein: MADTILSVRDLSTRFFTEEGQVNAVENVSFDVEDGEIFGIVGESDSGKSVTALSVIDLIESPGRVTQGEIWYRNADLAEEFRESKPDAVDGDLVDIRRLPEGVRRSLRGPSFSMVFQDPMSSFNPSITVGEQIAEAVEVQRRARSNPRSTRSRTQGYGLGSLLVDSLLPSKSYVDDESMDRAVELLDQVGIPDPEDRAEEYPHQFSGGMLQRAMIAQALAGEPDVLIADEPTTALDVTIQAQILNLLRDLQEQEGMSILMITHDLGVIARMCDRVGVMYAGEVVERGPLADIFDDPVHPYTQGLLGSIPDVDDPSGRLEPISGNVPSLLDSEMPDACYFADGCPKAMTDCLTRIPEYELDGRHSVRCVLAEQEYDPADAVDSVDGGEAAGEVSADD, encoded by the coding sequence ATGGCCGACACGATTCTCAGCGTCCGCGACCTCTCCACCCGGTTTTTCACCGAGGAGGGGCAGGTCAACGCGGTCGAAAACGTCTCGTTCGACGTCGAAGACGGCGAGATATTCGGCATCGTCGGCGAGTCCGACTCCGGCAAGTCCGTGACCGCGCTGTCGGTCATCGACCTCATCGAGTCACCCGGCCGCGTGACGCAAGGCGAGATATGGTACCGCAACGCCGACCTCGCCGAGGAGTTCCGCGAGTCGAAACCGGACGCCGTCGACGGCGACCTCGTGGACATCCGACGGCTCCCGGAGGGCGTCCGCCGGTCGCTCCGCGGCCCGTCGTTCAGCATGGTGTTTCAGGACCCGATGAGCAGCTTCAACCCCTCGATAACCGTCGGCGAGCAGATAGCCGAGGCGGTCGAGGTCCAGCGCCGCGCCCGGTCGAACCCGCGCAGCACGCGCTCGCGGACGCAGGGCTACGGCCTCGGCTCGCTCCTCGTGGACTCGCTTCTCCCCTCGAAGAGCTACGTCGACGACGAGAGCATGGACCGCGCGGTCGAACTGCTCGACCAAGTCGGCATCCCCGACCCCGAGGACCGCGCCGAGGAGTACCCCCACCAGTTCTCCGGCGGGATGCTCCAGCGCGCGATGATTGCGCAGGCGCTCGCCGGCGAACCGGACGTACTCATCGCCGACGAGCCGACCACCGCGCTCGACGTGACAATTCAGGCGCAGATTCTCAACCTCCTTCGCGACCTGCAGGAACAGGAGGGGATGAGCATCCTGATGATCACCCACGACTTGGGCGTCATCGCCCGGATGTGCGACCGCGTCGGCGTCATGTACGCCGGCGAGGTCGTCGAGCGCGGCCCGCTCGCCGACATCTTCGACGACCCCGTCCACCCGTACACGCAGGGACTGTTGGGGTCGATTCCGGACGTGGACGACCCCTCGGGCCGCCTCGAACCCATCTCGGGCAACGTGCCGAGCCTGCTCGACTCGGAGATGCCCGACGCGTGTTACTTCGCCGACGGGTGTCCCAAAGCCATGACCGACTGCCTGACCCGCATCCCAGAGTACGAACTGGACGGCCGACACAGCGTCCGGTGCGTCCTCGCCGAACAGGAGTACGACCCCGCCGACGCCGTCGATTCGGTCGACGGGGGCGAGGCGGCCGGGGAGGTGAGCGCCGATGACTGA
- a CDS encoding DMT family transporter has product MTRYRNVGLFVVLAAVWGSAFMAIKAGLEFFPPVLFAALRYDVAGVVMLAYALYATDSPLPRGRAEWTEVAIGAVFLIAAYHALLFIGETDPTVTSAAAAVTVSLSPVLTTGFARLLLPSERLTPLGVVGLLLGLVGVAVLSELDPSNLLAGGTVAKLLIFGAAAAFALGSVLTRRVDSELPIETMEAWSMLLGAGLMHVASVGLGERPGAVVLNVQSVAALAYLSLAASALGFLIYFDLLARLGPIEINLVSYVAPVFAALSGWAFLSEVPTPSTVGGFALIFLGFVLLKRGAIRRELRYRFGDGARATD; this is encoded by the coding sequence GTGACACGGTATCGAAACGTCGGTCTGTTCGTCGTCCTCGCCGCCGTCTGGGGGTCCGCGTTCATGGCGATCAAAGCCGGGCTGGAGTTCTTCCCGCCGGTGCTGTTCGCGGCGCTCCGGTACGACGTGGCGGGGGTCGTGATGCTCGCCTACGCGCTGTACGCCACCGACTCGCCGCTCCCGCGCGGCAGAGCCGAGTGGACCGAAGTCGCCATCGGCGCGGTGTTCCTTATCGCCGCGTACCACGCGCTCCTGTTTATCGGCGAGACCGACCCCACCGTGACGAGCGCCGCTGCCGCCGTCACCGTGAGCCTCAGTCCGGTGCTCACGACCGGATTCGCGCGACTCCTGCTTCCGAGCGAGCGACTCACCCCCCTCGGCGTCGTCGGCCTCCTCCTCGGACTCGTCGGCGTCGCGGTCCTCTCGGAACTCGACCCGAGCAACCTCCTCGCCGGCGGTACGGTCGCGAAACTCCTCATCTTCGGCGCGGCCGCGGCCTTCGCCCTCGGCTCCGTCCTGACACGTCGGGTCGACTCGGAGCTGCCTATCGAGACGATGGAGGCGTGGTCGATGCTCCTCGGCGCGGGTCTGATGCACGTCGCGTCCGTCGGCCTCGGCGAGCGCCCCGGGGCGGTCGTCCTTAACGTCCAGTCGGTCGCGGCGCTCGCGTATCTCTCACTCGCGGCGAGCGCGCTCGGCTTCCTCATCTACTTCGACCTGCTCGCCCGCCTCGGTCCCATCGAAATCAACCTCGTCTCGTACGTCGCCCCCGTCTTCGCGGCGCTCTCCGGCTGGGCGTTCCTGAGCGAGGTTCCGACACCGTCCACGGTCGGCGGGTTCGCCCTCATCTTCCTCGGGTTCGTCCTCCTGAAGCGCGGGGCGATTCGGCGCGAACTCCGCTATCGATTCGGTGACGGTGCCCGCGCGACCGACTGA
- a CDS encoding aldo/keto reductase, which produces MSLSMVPLGRTGTTVSELAFGTWRFGRQNDDGAVEVGRDRAHELLDAYAAAGGNFIDTADMYGDGASETYIGEWLGERDREEFVVASKVFWPTREDANGRGLNRKHLRRQIDRILDRLGTDYVDLLYIHRWDDETPVEEFMRTLDGFVRDGKVNYLGTSTLEPNAWKVVKANELADKRGYEPFKVAQPRYNAVNREIEGNYLDMCADYDIGIVPWSPLAGGFLTGKYARDERPPADSRAANDQRFADSYLTPANFDALEQVEEVAEAVGASPAQVSLAWLMHHPQVTAPIVGARTVDQLGENVVAADIDLTPDQFERISVAKRHLSA; this is translated from the coding sequence ATGTCGCTTTCGATGGTTCCACTGGGACGGACCGGAACGACGGTCTCCGAGCTCGCGTTCGGGACGTGGCGGTTCGGTCGGCAGAACGACGACGGCGCGGTCGAGGTCGGACGCGACCGCGCCCACGAGCTGCTCGACGCCTACGCCGCCGCCGGCGGGAACTTCATCGACACCGCCGATATGTACGGCGACGGTGCCAGCGAGACGTACATCGGCGAGTGGCTCGGGGAGCGCGACCGCGAGGAGTTCGTCGTCGCGTCCAAGGTTTTCTGGCCCACCCGCGAGGACGCCAACGGCCGCGGGCTCAACCGGAAGCATCTCCGCCGCCAGATAGACCGCATTCTCGACCGGCTCGGCACCGACTACGTCGACCTGCTGTACATCCATCGGTGGGACGACGAGACGCCGGTCGAGGAGTTCATGCGGACGCTCGACGGGTTCGTCCGCGACGGGAAGGTGAACTACCTCGGCACCTCGACGCTCGAACCCAACGCCTGGAAGGTCGTCAAGGCGAACGAACTCGCCGACAAGCGCGGCTACGAGCCGTTCAAAGTCGCCCAGCCGCGGTACAACGCCGTCAACCGCGAGATAGAGGGGAACTACCTCGATATGTGCGCCGACTACGACATCGGCATCGTCCCGTGGTCGCCGCTGGCCGGCGGCTTCCTCACGGGCAAGTACGCCCGCGACGAGCGCCCCCCCGCGGACTCTCGCGCGGCGAACGACCAGCGATTCGCCGACTCGTATCTCACGCCGGCGAACTTCGACGCGCTCGAACAGGTCGAGGAGGTCGCCGAGGCGGTCGGCGCGTCGCCCGCGCAGGTCAGCCTCGCGTGGCTCATGCATCACCCGCAGGTCACCGCGCCGATTGTCGGCGCGCGAACGGTCGACCAGCTCGGCGAGAACGTCGTGGCCGCGGACATCGACCTCACGCCCGACCAGTTCGAACGCATCTCGGTCGCCAAGCGTCACTTGTCCGCGTAA
- a CDS encoding DUF1684 domain-containing protein: MTDDAFDADAYVSELRAKREEKDDFFGSHPQSPIPPEERDDFDGLDYFDPDPDYRVTASVETHADPEPVTMDTSTDGEVRYLRVATFHFELRDTDLTLGAYRQEHDDSPTLFVPFRDKTTGQQTYNGGRYMELTPDAPLDELEEVVVDFNLAYNPFCAFTEAFECPLPPEENWLDVVVPAGERDYE; this comes from the coding sequence ATGACCGACGACGCGTTCGACGCCGACGCCTACGTCTCCGAGCTCCGGGCGAAGCGCGAGGAGAAAGACGACTTCTTCGGGTCGCACCCGCAGTCACCGATTCCGCCGGAGGAACGGGACGACTTCGACGGCCTCGACTACTTCGACCCCGACCCCGACTACCGCGTGACCGCCTCGGTCGAGACGCACGCCGACCCCGAACCGGTGACGATGGACACCTCGACCGACGGCGAGGTCCGGTATCTCCGCGTCGCCACGTTCCACTTCGAACTCCGCGACACCGACCTCACCCTCGGCGCGTACCGTCAGGAACACGACGACTCGCCGACGCTGTTCGTCCCCTTCCGCGACAAGACGACGGGACAGCAGACCTACAACGGCGGTCGGTACATGGAACTCACGCCCGACGCGCCCCTCGACGAGTTGGAGGAGGTCGTCGTCGACTTCAACCTCGCGTACAACCCGTTTTGCGCGTTCACCGAGGCCTTCGAATGTCCGCTTCCGCCCGAGGAGAACTGGCTCGACGTGGTCGTTCCTGCTGGCGAACGGGACTACGAGTAA
- a CDS encoding type IV pilin: protein MNFKHLLAEDDAVSPVIGVILMVAITVILAAVIGTFVLGLGDQVGNTAPQASFGFDYNGTALTVTHESGTSIDAAQVNITSSVALNDSAGQLAGASGTTETWESITSDSEITAGSQATVVEQNADDLSTATVRVIWTSESGSNSATLQSWSGPDA from the coding sequence ATGAATTTCAAACACCTCCTCGCGGAAGACGACGCGGTGTCGCCGGTCATCGGCGTCATCCTCATGGTCGCGATTACCGTCATCCTCGCGGCCGTCATCGGGACGTTCGTCCTCGGCCTCGGGGACCAGGTCGGCAACACTGCTCCGCAGGCGAGCTTCGGTTTCGACTACAACGGCACCGCCCTCACGGTCACCCACGAGAGCGGGACGTCAATCGACGCCGCGCAGGTCAACATCACCTCCTCGGTTGCCCTGAACGACTCCGCGGGTCAACTCGCAGGGGCGAGCGGGACGACCGAGACCTGGGAATCGATAACCTCGGATTCGGAGATTACCGCCGGGAGCCAAGCGACGGTTGTCGAGCAGAACGCCGACGACCTCTCGACCGCGACTGTTCGAGTCATCTGGACCTCCGAGAGTGGCAGTAACTCCGCCACCCTCCAGAGCTGGTCCGGTCCCGACGCCTGA
- a CDS encoding type IV pilin: MQLKHLFTEDRAVSPVIGVILMVAITVILAAVIGTFVLGLGDQVSETSPQASFSFDYDGTDNLTITHESGEQIAANQVTITGNFSNSGNNWTSYGGSDPITAGGSAVVNNSGGFADGDTVRVVWNSQSGSTSSTLQQWTYNG, encoded by the coding sequence ATGCAACTCAAACATCTCTTCACGGAAGACCGTGCAGTCAGTCCCGTCATCGGGGTTATCCTGATGGTGGCGATTACAGTGATTCTCGCGGCCGTCATCGGGACGTTCGTCCTCGGCCTCGGGGACCAAGTCAGCGAAACGTCGCCGCAGGCGAGCTTTAGCTTCGATTACGACGGCACCGACAACCTGACGATCACCCACGAGAGTGGCGAACAGATTGCCGCGAACCAAGTCACGATAACCGGTAACTTCTCCAATTCCGGTAATAACTGGACCAGTTACGGTGGCTCCGACCCGATCACTGCAGGTGGGTCCGCCGTTGTAAACAACTCCGGTGGATTCGCTGACGGCGATACCGTTCGCGTCGTCTGGAACTCGCAGAGTGGCAGTACGTCCTCTACGCTCCAGCAGTGGACCTACAACGGATAG